In Apium graveolens cultivar Ventura chromosome 10, ASM990537v1, whole genome shotgun sequence, the following are encoded in one genomic region:
- the LOC141692739 gene encoding putative protein phosphatase 2C 38, with the protein MIKPCWKPSVEGDGSRRGGGDANGRTNGLMWYKDLGSHVNGEFSMAVIQANNLVEDHSQLVSGPLSSQQSGPLGTFVGVYDGHGGPETARFVNDNLFPNFKKFASEHQEVSASVIKKAYLATEEEFLSLVRQQWHTKPQIASVGTCCLVGVICDGLLYVANAGDSRMVLGRADKLVRGMMAIQLSTEHNASEESVRDELRSLHPNDSQIVVLKHRVWRVKGIIQISRSIGDAYLKKSEFNREPLLAKFRLPEPFEKPILNAEPTIFIHKLNAKDQFLIFASDGLWEHLSNQEAVDIVHNYPRYGIARRLVKAALRIAAKKREMRYSDLKKIDRGVRRHFHDDITVIVVFLDSHLMNRVPSRGTTCNIKAGGGVTGLTKS; encoded by the exons ATGATTAAGCCTTGTTGGAAACCGTCTGTGGAGGGTGATGGAAGTCGTAGAGGTGGCGGGGATGCCAATGGCCGGACTAATGGATTGATGTGGTATAAAGATTTAGGATCCCATGTAAACGGAGAATTTTCGATGGCAGTAATTCAGGCTAATAATTTAGTGGAGGATCATAGTCAACTTGTATCTGGTCCTCTGAGTTCACAACAGTCTGGCCCTTTGGGAACATTTGTTGGGGTATATGACGGGCATGGAGGACCAGAGACTGCACGGTTTGTAAATGACAACCTCTTCCCGAATTTTAAGA AATTTGCTTCTGAACATCAAGAGGTATCTGCATCTGTTATCAAAAAGGCCTACTTAGCAACGGAAGAAGAATTTTTATCTCTTGTAAGGCAGCAATGGCATACTAAGCCACAGATTGCTTCAGTTGGGACATGCTGTTTGGTTGGGGTCATTTGTGATGGACTCTTGTATGTAGCCAATGCCGGTGACTCTAGAATGGTATTGGGGAGGGCTGATAAGCTTGTCAGAGGCATGATGGCTATACAGCTATCAACAGAGCACAATGCGAGCGAGGAATCTGTTAGAGATGAGCTGCGGTCATTGCATCCAAATGATTCACAAATTGTGGTTCTAAAACATAGAGTTTGGCGAGTGAAGGGTATCATACAG ATATCAAGATCCATTGGTGATGCCTATCTGAAGAAGTCAGAATTTAATAGGGAGCCTCTATTGGCTAAGTTTAGACTGCCTGAGCCTTTTGAAAAACCAATTCTAAATGCAGAGCCAACAATATTTATACACAAACTGAATGCCAAGGATCAGTTTCTCATCTTTGCATCAGATGGTTTGTGGGAGCATCTTAGTAACCAAGAGGCTGTTGATATTGTCCACAATTACCCCCGATAT GGAATTGCAAGGAGACTTGTTAAAGCTGCACTTCGAATAGCTGCAAAGAAAAGAGAAATGAGATACTCGGACCTGAAGAAGATTGATAGAGGAGTGAGGAGACATTTTCATGATGACATCACAGTCATTGTCGTATTTCTGGATTCCCATCTGATGAATAGGGTACCTTCCCGTGGTACCACGTGTAACATAAAAGCAGGTGGAGGAGTTACTGGTCTTACCAAGTCGTAG